A genomic segment from Leptospira congkakensis encodes:
- a CDS encoding EF-hand domain-containing protein, which produces MKKILTILTGVTFLSFVSLVAHDHEGHGKNGMPGDHFKKMDTNGDNKISKEEWQKFHEGFFTELDKDADGSVTLEEMKSARKEKRDEKKEEMKDKVKEAKKKKDEKKTKPSE; this is translated from the coding sequence ATGAAAAAAATTCTAACCATATTGACAGGTGTAACCTTTCTTTCCTTCGTTTCCCTTGTTGCCCACGACCATGAAGGTCACGGAAAAAATGGAATGCCAGGTGATCATTTCAAAAAAATGGACACTAATGGTGATAACAAAATTTCCAAAGAAGAATGGCAAAAATTTCATGAGGGATTTTTTACCGAACTTGATAAAGACGCTGATGGATCTGTGACTTTAGAAGAGATGAAATCAGCAAGGAAAGAAAAACGGGATGAGAAAAAAGAAGAAATGAAAGACAAAGTCAAAGAAGCCAAAAAGAAAAAAGACGAAAAAAAAACTAAACCTTCAGAATAA